The window ATATGATTCAAATACAATTTATCTGAAAGGAGGAGAGCAGCTCCCATTGGGAAGAACTTATAAAAAACATCTGAAAGAATATTTAGGATAAAAAGTAGAGAATAAGTTTTTAAAGGTTTCTAATGTAAAAAAATAAAAAGCTCACTGATTCAGTGAACTTTTCAATTATGATTGCCTGCAATTATCCTTTTTAGCTTTTTCCTGCTGCCTGCATAGGATTTACTTTTCCATTAGAGCTTCCTCTTACAGAACCTCCTTCCTGTTTCTGTTTGAAGAGCTGGAATTTTGAAGTCTCACCACCGGAACCATTGCTGGTCCATAAGTTATTGTTTGTATCAATATCAGCGGTTTCTCTCATTGGATCTAACTGAATTGATTTCAATTTTTTGTCAAAATAATACGTCTTGGAAACTTTTTGCTCATTCAGTCTCCAGATCTGTGCAGATGATTTATCGTATAATTTTGAACCATCTTCAAAAGTAAATTCAAGGATAATTGGCATAACCAGTCCACCCTTGTTCAAAAAGTCAATCTGATAAGCCGTAATGTTTTTGAATTTTTCTTTATCCTTAGCATCCAAAGGAATGGTAGCATCTACTTTAGAGGTATATTCTTTCGTATTTACTTTTTCCTGCCCTCTATCATATCGATAGTAGAAGTCCTGGGCCTCTTTATCTTTATCAACATAGAAAGTGATATTTTTGTCTTCTCGGTTTCTGATTTTCGACAGGTCTTCAAAACTATTCACTAACGGTTTGTCTACCTGGTATTTTATTTCTTCAGCTGCTTTGGGATTCGTTTCCAGATTAGGGGTGGCTACTGTTACTTTATCAATCGCAATATCTACCGGATCAGTTCCGTAGAACCATCCTCTCCAGAACCAGTCAAGGTCTTCACCGCTGGCATCTTCCATCGTACGGAAAAGATCTGCAGGTTCAGGGTGTTTGAAAGCCCATCTTTTTGCATACGTTTTGAATGCCTTATCGAAAAGCTCTCTTCCCATAATAGTTTCACGAAGAATATTCAACCCGGTAGCAGGTTTTGAATAGGCATTTGGACCATACTGAACAATATTCTCAGAATTGCTCATGATAGGTTCAAGCTGATCTTTTGGAAGTTTCATATAATCTACGATTGTCCATGCCGGACCTCTTTTAGATGGAAACTTATTATCCCATTTTTCCTCTGTAAGATATTCTGTGAAAGTATTCAGGCCTTCATCCATCCATGCCCATTGTCTTTCATCAGAATTGATGATCATTGGAAAGAAGTTGTGACCTACTTCATGAATAATGACTCCGATCATTCCATTTTTAGTTCCTTCAGAATAGGTTCCATCTTTTTCTGTTCTTCCGAAGTTGAAGCAGATCATTGGATACTCCATTCCGTTAGCGGCTTCTACAGACTGAGCTACGGGATATGGATAAGGAATCGTGAATTCCGAATAGGTTTTAATCGTATGAGCTACTGCTTTTGTAGAAAACTTTCTGTAAAGTCCATAAGATTCTTTAGGATAGAAGCTCATGGCCATTACTTTATTGTTATTTTCAGGAATGGTAACACGCATGCCGTCCCAAACGAATTTTCTGGAGGATGTCCAAGCAAAATCTCTTACATCATTTGCTTCAAAAACCCATGTCTTTCTTTGCTTTGAATGATTCTTTTCTGACTTTTTAGCTTCGTCTAAGGTTACAATTTCTATAGGCTCAGAAGCATTTTCAGCTTTTTGTATCTTGAAAGTTGATCAGCAGTTAATACCTGATCATAATTTTTACATTCCCCGGTTCCTCCTACAACATGGTCTGCCGGTACATTCATAGATACTTTAAAATTCCCGAACACTAGCGCAAATTCACCTCTTCCAGTAAACTGATGATTTTGCCAGCCCTGGAAATCACTGTATACACACATCCTTGGATACCATTGTGCCATAGTGTATAGATCATTGCCATCTTCAGGAAAATTTTCATAGCCACCACGGCCGCCAATTTTGATTCTGTTTCCGATATTGTAATTCCAGTCCACTTTGAAAATGAATTTTTCTCCTTTTTTCAATGCTTTTGGAAGATCAATACGCATCATCGTTTTGTTGACCGTATATTTTAAAGGGGTACCTGAAGCATCAGTTACTTTTTCAAGTACAACTCCGTAGCCATTATCCTTTACAGGAAGTTCAGTCAATTTAAGCTGCTGATCTGTTGTTGATGGACGAAGTACTGAAGACGTCTCATAACCTGCATTTCTTATACTAGAATGTTCGTTTTCATCCAATTGAAGCCAGATATAATCCAGTTCATCAGGCGAATTATTATAGTAAGTAACCGTTTCCGAACCTTTCAGATTTCTTTTATCCTCGTCAAGATAAGCGGTAATGTTGTAATCGGCCCTGTTTTGCCAATACGCATGTCCTGGTGCTCCGGAAGCTGTTCTGTAAATATTGGGTGTGGGTAGAATAGTTCCCAGCTGCTCAAACTTGTTTCCATGATTGCTGCCTGGGTTATTCTGAATATTTTGTGCGGTGAAACCTGTATATGCAAATACAGAAAGTGAAAGGATACCAACTTTTAGTTTCATAACCGAAATGATTTAATAATGATCAAAGATAGTAATAAGCGGTTGAAATAATGAAAATATTTCACATTTAGAAAGGAATTCTTTCTAATGTCATTTTTAAAGATAAGGCAAAGACTCCTGATGAGACAAAAAGAATCCAGTCCTTCTTATTCACTTTAAAAATAGTGAGAAGAATAAATAAGAGGATTAGGATAGCAGACACAATGACGATTTGTCCCAGTTCCAGACCTATATTAAATCCTAACAATGGTATGGCAATACCCTGACTCTTAGCAATCATCACTCTTGCCGTATTGGCAAAACCCATCCCGTGAACCAGTCCAAAAATCAGAGCAAGGTAGTAATTGGCCCGCATTAATGTCTGCTTCTGGTTTTTCATAATAATATTATCCAGAGAAGTCAGCACAATGGTCAATGGAATTAAAAACTCAACCCAATCAGAAGGAACTCTGAAAACATCAAGAATGCTTAATGCTAATGTGATGGAGTGTCCAATAGTAAATGCCGTTACAAGGATCAGAATTTTTTTCCAGTCACTGTAAGAGTATACAGCAATTAGTGCTAAGACAAATAACTGATGGTCTAAGGCATCAAGGGAGATAATATGTTCCCATCCAAGGTTTAAATAAAATAGAAAATCTTGCATTTGATAATTGATTGCTTGTTTTTTTTGATATTGTGTTAAAGTAAGTAAATTGTTTTGGATGTGTATAATTTTTATATGTATTAATTATTAATGTTTTTAATTATTATCATTAAAAATAAAAATTGTATAATTGTAATGTTAAAAAAAGAGAATGGATATTAAAAAACTACTTTTTACAAAAGTAAACATTTCGTACGGAGGAGGGAAGCTTCTGAGAAATGCTACAGTTGCTTTTTTAGGACTGTATTCATATGGATTTTATGGTCAGGTACAAAAGCTTGATTCAAGGTTTGATTATTTATTGAAAAATAAAGAGAGTCTGAATAGAGGAAACGTTTTAAAAGATTTGGAACGTGAGGATATGAAATTGGATAAACATTTGGTTGTTACCTCTAAAGGGGCGCAAACAATGTATTCATGTATTATTTATACCAAAACTCCTGAAAGACTTAAAGCTGATGGCTTTTTAGTACAGAGCCAGCTGCCCACTTTTTCAACGGCATTGGTGAGTCTTGAAGATATTGAGAGATTAATGGAACTTCCTTATGTGACCTCTGTGATGGGGCCTACATTTGATGAGCTTCATAATGATGTAAGTAGAGCCCAATCTGGAGCAAGCCTTTTACAGGATGGAGTTTTTAATAATACAGCATATAACGGAACAGGAATTCTTGTGGGGGTTTTTGATACAGGGATAGACTGGAAGCATCCGGATTTTAGGCAAGTTAATGATCAGACTAAAAGTAGAATTGTTTCTATTTGGGATCAGACTTTAACACCTCAAGGGGCTGAAGTTTCTCCTACAGGATTTACAACTGGTGTAGAGTATACAAGAGCACAGATTGAAGATGAATTGGATGGAACGCCTGCTGGTTTTGTTCGTGAAAATGATACCAATGGACATGGGACTCACGTAGCAGGAACGGCTGCCGGAAACGGAGCTGGTTTTGCTAATAAAAGACATAAAGGATTTTCTTCTGAAGCAGATATTGTTTTTGTAAAAGGAGGAAATGGATCCTTTCCAACAACGAATACCATCAATGCATTAACTTATTTCAAGAACGTAGCTACAGCTTTAAATAAACCAATCGTAGTCAATATGAGTATTGGTGGACAGGGAAGCGCCCATGATGGAACATCTCCTCATGAAGTCGCTGTTGACAGTTTTACTTCATCAGGGCCTGGAAGAGTAGTGGTTATTTCTGCAGGTAATGATTATGGTGCTAATCTCCATAGAAAAGTAGATATAGAAGCAGGGGGGGACGCAATCTTATACTTTTAACGTTGGAAGCAGCACATCAGCACCATCAGTATTTAGTTTTATCATGTATGCTAATGATAACTCTCCTGTTACTGCAAAATTGACAACTCCTGATGGCCAGCAATATATACAGAATATAAGTACAAATACAACCCATAGTATATTAAATGGTGGTTTCACTGCCACTATGTATAATTATTGGGGGAGTGATAATAATAAAAGATATGTTCAGCTGATTGTAAATAGAGTGACGGGATCTACAGCCAATTGCCAAGGTGTCTATACATTGGAGATTACAAATGACGGAACACAACCTATTAATGCACATGGCTGGCTGGCTGGTCAAGGAGTAGCAACTACCCTTCTGAATGGAGATAATGAATATATTGTAGGATCTCCTGGGAATGCAACCAGTGCTATTACGGTAGCTTCCTATTTGGGCAGAGTAAGCTGGATGGCTCCGGGAGGAGGATATGGATATGGTAATACTCCACAGGAAACAATTTCTTCATTTAGTGCACAAGGACCTAGAGTTGATAATTTCCAGAAACCGGATATCACAGGTTCAGGACAGGCTGTAATCTCTGCAAGATCCAGTAATTCTGCACCAGCAGCTACGAATATTATTGAAAATACGAATTATTATGTAATGAATCAGGGGACCAGTATGTCTTCTCCAGGAGTTGCCGGTGCAGTAGGACTATTGCTTCAGGCGAATCCAGCATTGACTGCTGCGCAGGTTAAATCACGTCTTACATCTACTGCAAGAAAAGATGCAGCAACAGGAAATGTTCCAAATGTAAGATGGGGATATGGAAGGTTAGATATTTATAAAGCGGTAACTAAAGAAGTAGGATGTGTAGAGTCTAATTTTGAGACTGTTACCTATGATGAACCTTATATTGCCATTAATGCGGAAGCTAATACTACTTTTAGCAATGCGGCATTGGCGGTTCGTTATACACCAACATTAACGGGTAAATTAGGAGGTGTTTCATTTACAACAGGTTCAGGAGTGATTCCTGCCAATCAGGCAGTGGATATTCAAGTAAGAAAAGTAAACGCTAATGGAGATCCTGGAGATATCATTGCTACAAAAAATATTGCATCATGGGATACCAATATACAGAGGTTTACCTGGAATTATGTTGATCTATCCAGCTTAAATGTTCAAATGGTAACAGGAAAAGATTTCTATATCGTGGTTAATGGTATAGGAGGAACTGTAGCTATGAAAAATGAAACTACTGCAGTAAGCGGACGTAGTAAAACATCAACGGATGGTACAACATGGACTACAAGAACTTTTGATCTTAAAATGAGAGCTTCTGTTTATGAAGATGTAGCCGAGGTGAAAAACCTGGCGACGGCTAATCAGACAAAAGCAAGTACTGTAGCTGCTGGTTATAACTATTTTACCAATGCTTGCCAGTTGATTTCAAGAGTGGAAAAAGAAACAGCAAGTACTGTAACCGGAAATATCACCTCAAAAGTATGGGTTGATAATGTACAGCCTAATTACGTTGCGAGAAGATATGAAATTAATCCAGCTATGGATGCTGCTACCGCTACAGGAAAAGTAACATTATACTTTAAGCAGGCTGATTTCGATGCTTATAATTTAACAAGTGGTACTAAGCTTCCTACATCACCTACTGATGATGCTAATAAATTTAACCTAGTTGTTGAAAAATATACAGGAACAAGTGCTGGAAATGTAGGAACTGTAGCTTCTTATGGAGGTACACCTACTGTTATTAGCCCTAATGTTGCGGATATTGTTTGGAATAATACTTATCAATACTGGGAAGTAAGCTTCCAGACTTCAGGTTTCGGTGGATATTTTGTTAAAACAAATGCTACTTTAGGAACAGGAGAAGTAACGAAACAGAATGCGGGAGTAAATATTACACCAAACCCTGCTAAGGATGTTGTAAATATCTCATTGGGCAGCTATTCTAAAGGTACTCTAACTATTTATGATGCTTCAGGAAAACTGGTTAAAACAGAGGCTATGAACTCTAGTTCAAACAGAATGGATGTTTCATCGTTGGTAAAAGGAGTATATATGTTTACAATTAAACTAAATGATACTACGGTTACTAAAAAAGTGGTTAAAGAATAATTATAACTA of the Chryseobacterium capnotolerans genome contains:
- a CDS encoding HupE/UreJ family protein; amino-acid sequence: MQDFLFYLNLGWEHIISLDALDHQLFVLALIAVYSYSDWKKILILVTAFTIGHSITLALSILDVFRVPSDWVEFLIPLTIVLTSLDNIIMKNQKQTLMRANYYLALIFGLVHGMGFANTARVMIAKSQGIAIPLLGFNIGLELGQIVIVSAILILLFILLTIFKVNKKDWILFVSSGVFALSLKMTLERIPF
- a CDS encoding S8 family serine peptidase, giving the protein MDIKKLLFTKVNISYGGGKLLRNATVAFLGLYSYGFYGQVQKLDSRFDYLLKNKESLNRGNVLKDLEREDMKLDKHLVVTSKGAQTMYSCIIYTKTPERLKADGFLVQSQLPTFSTALVSLEDIERLMELPYVTSVMGPTFDELHNDVSRAQSGASLLQDGVFNNTAYNGTGILVGVFDTGIDWKHPDFRQVNDQTKSRIVSIWDQTLTPQGAEVSPTGFTTGVEYTRAQIEDELDGTPAGFVRENDTNGHGTHVAGTAAGNGAGFANKRHKGFSSEADIVFVKGGNGSFPTTNTINALTYFKNVATALNKPIVVNMSIGGQGSAHDGTSPHEVAVDSFTSSGPGRVVVISAGNDYGANLHRKVDIEAGGDAILYF
- a CDS encoding S8/S53 family peptidase; amino-acid sequence: MYANDNSPVTAKLTTPDGQQYIQNISTNTTHSILNGGFTATMYNYWGSDNNKRYVQLIVNRVTGSTANCQGVYTLEITNDGTQPINAHGWLAGQGVATTLLNGDNEYIVGSPGNATSAITVASYLGRVSWMAPGGGYGYGNTPQETISSFSAQGPRVDNFQKPDITGSGQAVISARSSNSAPAATNIIENTNYYVMNQGTSMSSPGVAGAVGLLLQANPALTAAQVKSRLTSTARKDAATGNVPNVRWGYGRLDIYKAVTKEVGCVESNFETVTYDEPYIAINAEANTTFSNAALAVRYTPTLTGKLGGVSFTTGSGVIPANQAVDIQVRKVNANGDPGDIIATKNIASWDTNIQRFTWNYVDLSSLNVQMVTGKDFYIVVNGIGGTVAMKNETTAVSGRSKTSTDGTTWTTRTFDLKMRASVYEDVAEVKNLATANQTKASTVAAGYNYFTNACQLISRVEKETASTVTGNITSKVWVDNVQPNYVARRYEINPAMDAATATGKVTLYFKQADFDAYNLTSGTKLPTSPTDDANKFNLVVEKYTGTSAGNVGTVASYGGTPTVISPNVADIVWNNTYQYWEVSFQTSGFGGYFVKTNATLGTGEVTKQNAGVNITPNPAKDVVNISLGSYSKGTLTIYDASGKLVKTEAMNSSSNRMDVSSLVKGVYMFTIKLNDTTVTKKVVKE